A genomic segment from Bubalus bubalis isolate 160015118507 breed Murrah chromosome 5, NDDB_SH_1, whole genome shotgun sequence encodes:
- the SLC15A3 gene encoding solute carrier family 15 member 3 — MPGPSAPRAPWESEERQALLARRPRRPRRWWRAAAAAVLLVEMLERAAFFGVAGNLVLYLNSAELNWAGEQASRAALVFLGASYLLAPVGGWLADVYLGRYRAIVLSLLLYLAASGLLAATAFPDGRSSFCGEMPSARLEPACPSPGCQYTWRATYCAPTLYAALLLLALAASSVRSNLTSFGADQVMDLGRHASRRFFNWFYWSINVGAMLSLLVVAFIQQNISFLLGYSIVVGCVGLAFFIFLFATPSFIIKPPTGSQVSSMLKLALQNCCPRLWHRHSARDPPSAQLLPDQRFPQPGPSPQEDIANFQVLVKILPVMVTLVPYWMVYFQMQSTYVLQGLHLQIPNIFPNCPTNRSKALRAQGSVYKIPEAWLLLANVVVLLILVPVKDHLLDPLLLRCKLLPSALQKMALGMFFGFTSVIVAGVLEMKRLEYINHNQTVSQQIGQDTYYAAPLSIWWQTPQYLLIGISEIFASIAGLEFAYSEAPRSMQGALMGIFFCLSGVGSLLGSSLVALLSLPGGWLYCPEDTGNINKCRMDLYFFLLAGIQAAAALLFIMIADRYERAAKGPAPQSCPRRDSG; from the exons ATGCCCGGGCCGAGCGCCCCCCGGGCGCCCTGGGAGTCGGAGGAACGCCAGGCGCTCCTGGCGCGCAGGCCGCGGAGGCCCCGTCGGTGGTGGCGGGCCGCGGCGGCCGCGGTGCTGCTGGTGGAGATGCTGGAGCGCGCCGCCTTCTTCGGCGTCGCGGGCAACCTTGTGCTTTACCTAAACAGCGCCGAACTCAACTGGGCGGGCGAGCAGGCGTCCCGCGCCGCGCTTGTCTTCCTGGGCGCCTCCTACCTGCTGGCGCCCGTGGGCGGCTGGCTGGCCGACGTGTACTTGGGCCGCTACCGCGCCATCGTGCTCAGCCTGCTGCTCTACCTGGCCGCCTCTGGCCTGCTGGCCGCCACCGCCTTCCCCGACGGCCGCAGCTCCTTCTGCGGAGAGATGCCCTCCGCGCGCCTGGAGCCCGCGTGCCCCTCGCCCGGATGCCAGTACACCTGGCGCGCCACCTACTGCGCGCCCACCCTCTACGCGGCGCTGCTGCTGCTCGCCCTGGCCGCCAGCTCCGTCAGGAGCAACCTCACCTCTTTTGGGGCCGACCAG GTGATGGATCTTGGCCGCCATGCCAGCCGCCGCTTCTTCAACTGGTTTTACTGGAGCATCAATGTGGGTGCCATGCTGTCGTTGCTGGTGGTGGCCTTTATCCAACAGAACATCAGCTTCCTGCTGGGCTACAGCATCGTCGTGGGCTGTGTGGGCCTGGCCTTCTTCATCTTCCTCTTTGCCACCCCCAGCTTCATCATCAAACCGCCCACAGGCAGCCAAGTGTCCTCCATGCTCAAACTTGCTCTCCAAAACTGCTGTCCCCGACTGTGGCACCGACACTCTGCCAG AGACCCTCCCAGTGCCCAGCTGCTGCCTGACCAGAGGTTTCCCCAGCCTGGCCCTTCCCCCCAAGAGGACATCGCTAACTTCCAGGTGCTGGTGAAGATCTTGCCCGTCATGGTGACTTTGGTGCCGTATTGGATGGTATACTTCCAG ATGCAGTCCACTTACGTCCTGCAAGGTCTTCACCTCCAAATCCCGAACATCTTCCCCAACTGCCCTACCAACAGATCCAAGGCTCTGAGAGCCCAGGGCAGTGTCTACAAG ATCCCAGAAGCCTGGCTGCTCCTGGCCAATGTCGTGGTGTTGCTGATCCTGGTGCCTGTAAAGGACCACCTGCTTGACCCTTTACTGCTGCGCTGCAAGCTGCTTCCCTCGGCTCTGCAGAAGATGGCCCTGGGGATGTTCTTTGGTTTCACTTCGGTCATTGTGGCAG GAGTCCTGGAGATGAAGCGTTTAGAATACATCAATCACAACCAGACTGTGTCCCAGCAGATTGGGCAGGACACGTACTACGCAGCACCACTGTCCATCTGGTGGCAGACCCCTCAGTACCTGCTCATCGGGATCAGTGAGATTTTTGCCAGCATTGCAG GCCTGGAGTTTGCATACTCAGAGGCCCCACGCTCCATGCAGGGCGCCTTGATGGGCATCTTCTTCTGCCTGTCCGGGGTGGGCTCGCTGCTGGGCTCCAGCCTGGTGGCACTACTGTCACTGCCAGGGGGCTGGCTGTACTGCCCGGAGGATACTG ggaacatCAACAAATGCCGAATGGACCTCTACTTCTTCCTGCTGGCCGGCATTCAGGCTGCAGCAGCCCTGCTGTTCATCATGATCGCTGATCGCTATGAGAGGGCAGCCAAGGGCCCAGCCCCCCAAAGCTGTCCCAGGAGAGACAGTGGCTGA